One genomic region from Phragmites australis chromosome 1, lpPhrAust1.1, whole genome shotgun sequence encodes:
- the LOC133920048 gene encoding protein OXIDATIVE STRESS 3-like — protein MGRFSGATDLPVYREDEDDELFETSSSISGDSEDEDQFSDGEGAGAQEHQFMQQEASPTQQPMRRLKSDSLYDLSSMMAQLPVKKGLSKYYDGKSQSFACMSEVRCLEDLRKKEIPHKKIKSSKSYVALDGDQDCHIPSPNSRAVAKKPSGSSCANLMARNNSKSMLYRPPAIPVNKSGYHQ, from the exons ATGGGCAGGTTCAGCGGTGCTACAGATCTCCCGGTGTAccgtgaagatgaagatgacgagTTGTTCGAGACATCGTCTTCCATCTCCGGTGACTCGGAAGATGAGGACCAATTTTCAGATGGCGAGGGCGCTGGAGCTCAAGAACACCAGTTTATGCAGCAGGAGGCTTCCCCGACGCAGCAGCCGATGCGAAGATTGAAGTCTGATAGCCTCTACGATCTGTCATCTATGATGGCACAACTCCCTGTCAA GAAAGGGCTATCCAAATACTATGATGGGAAGTCTCAATCATTCGCGTGTATGTCTGAGGTGAGATGCCTGGAAGATCTACGCAAGAAAGAGATCCCCCACAAGAAGATCAAATCATCCAAGAGCTATGTAGCACTAGATGGAGACCAGGACTGTCATATACCTAGTCCTAACAGCAGAGCAGTAGCCAAGAAGCCCTCCGGAAGTTCTTGCGCAAATCTGATGGCTCGAAACAACAGCAAAAGCATGCTTTACAGACCTCCCGCAATTCCTGTAAACAAAAGTGGATACCATCAGTAG